A single window of bacterium DNA harbors:
- the rpmI gene encoding 50S ribosomal protein L35, with protein sequence MPKLKTKKSVAKRFKITGTGKVMHYGAGGSHLLSKKSSKRKRRLKRHSELTNRGDIKTVKRLLPYR encoded by the coding sequence ATGCCAAAACTAAAAACCAAAAAGTCAGTAGCAAAAAGGTTCAAAATTACAGGGACAGGCAAGGTAATGCATTATGGGGCAGGGGGAAGTCATCTGCTCTCCAAAAAAAGTTCTAAGAGGAAAAGACGGCTAAAGAGACATTCTGAATTAACAAACAGAGGGGATATAAAGACAGTTAAAAGGTTATTACCATATAGATAA
- the rplT gene encoding 50S ribosomal protein L20 → MPRATNAPASRQRRKKVLKRAKGYRQGRSKLYRRAREFSEKGLTYAYRDRRTKKRNFRALWIARISAACKNNGISYSRFIAGLKKADINLNRKSLADIAFHNPSVFSDLVQKIKEASQV, encoded by the coding sequence ATGCCACGAGCAACAAACGCACCTGCATCAAGACAGAGAAGAAAGAAAGTCCTTAAAAGAGCCAAAGGTTACAGACAGGGACGTTCTAAACTTTACAGAAGAGCGAGAGAATTTTCAGAAAAAGGACTTACATATGCCTATAGAGATAGACGTACCAAAAAAAGAAACTTCAGGGCGCTTTGGATTGCAAGGATTTCTGCTGCCTGTAAAAACAATGGTATATCTTACAGCAGATTTATTGCAGGACTTAAAAAAGCCGATATAAATCTTAATAGAAAATCTCTCGCTGATATAGCATTTCATAATCCATCTGTGTTCTCTGATCTTGTACAAAAAATAAAGGAGGCCTCACAGGTGTAG
- a CDS encoding sensor domain-containing diguanylate cyclase, whose amino-acid sequence MVLIRNCIFLTVVLYIFILNVLLFLDKLFSPLFYFVSLTVLISVFIVVELLYSMQTNNQIHLLRRENEKLNLHVMDMKNESVLLTTLTDIIETFGEEISLDDTLEKIAESVKNIFQRETVALQLMGEAFKKCVLGRDISIPDEMLGGVVLKPRPLLVNNTSSFPEYQNLTKQGITSFIISSFHHKRKITGMIGVFSFENRAFTLQDLELLRMVSAPTSLLVENAELFEKTKLLAITDVLTSLYNRRYFENIFETIFSEARDKKKILSVCMIDIDYFKYYNDLNGHPAGDYALKKIAELIKLSIKGSDIVARYGGEEFILVLPDTKKENAVGLCEYIRKKIKDFRFKNEERQPNGDLTISMGIASYPEDAETGEELVKKADTALYKAKELGRDRVVTA is encoded by the coding sequence ATGGTCTTGATAAGAAATTGTATATTTCTGACGGTTGTTCTTTATATCTTCATCCTGAATGTTTTACTATTCTTAGATAAACTCTTTTCTCCCCTTTTTTATTTTGTTTCTCTTACAGTATTAATCTCTGTGTTTATTGTTGTTGAATTGTTATACTCCATGCAGACCAATAACCAAATCCATCTACTAAGGCGAGAAAATGAAAAGTTAAATTTACATGTTATGGATATGAAAAACGAATCTGTACTTCTAACAACTCTTACAGATATAATAGAGACATTTGGAGAGGAGATATCTCTTGATGACACTCTGGAAAAAATCGCTGAATCAGTAAAGAACATTTTTCAAAGAGAAACCGTTGCCCTGCAACTTATGGGAGAGGCATTCAAAAAATGTGTTCTTGGAAGAGACATATCAATACCTGACGAAATGTTAGGTGGTGTAGTGCTTAAACCGAGGCCTCTGCTTGTCAACAATACATCTTCTTTTCCTGAATATCAAAACCTTACAAAACAGGGCATAACTTCTTTCATCATTTCTTCATTCCATCATAAAAGAAAGATTACAGGAATGATAGGGGTCTTTTCTTTTGAAAACAGGGCTTTTACACTGCAAGACCTTGAACTGCTCAGGATGGTATCTGCCCCTACATCCCTGCTTGTTGAAAACGCTGAACTTTTTGAAAAGACAAAACTTCTTGCCATCACAGATGTCCTTACAAGTCTTTATAACAGAAGATACTTTGAAAACATTTTTGAAACAATATTTAGTGAAGCGCGAGATAAAAAGAAGATTCTTTCTGTCTGTATGATTGATATTGACTATTTCAAATACTATAACGACCTCAATGGACATCCTGCTGGAGATTATGCATTGAAAAAGATAGCAGAACTCATTAAACTATCCATTAAAGGTTCAGATATTGTAGCACGGTATGGGGGTGAGGAGTTTATACTCGTTCTTCCTGATACAAAAAAAGAAAATGCTGTGGGGCTCTGTGAATACATAAGGAAGAAGATAAAGGACTTCCGATTTAAAAATGAAGAGCGTCAACCAAATGGAGACCTTACAATAAGTATGGGAATTGCCTCTTACCCGGAAGATGCAGAGACAGGAGAAGAATTGGTGAAGAAAGCGGATACTGCACTTTATAAAGCAAAAGAATTAGGCAGGGATCGCGTTGTCACAGCATAA